A genomic segment from Corylus avellana chromosome ca5, CavTom2PMs-1.0 encodes:
- the LOC132180983 gene encoding uncharacterized protein LOC132180983, translating to MDHMLCDELLEEIFQRLPPSRTSSLSVSLVSKRWLHLYRTSKTSLSLRLTPHNSTIPALSSLLSHYPSLLSLSLVLSSDPTTATTTTPTTLSDHLLLKLCTFCIKLHTLRFLAGPVSLSSLNSLSSACTRLTSLCINLSRPIFFSWVVNFPALKELSILVCSGEGLEQEIEFARGYGLWENEDFDAGLGLESLCLSGIRADDWGLSWLWRSCKKLKKLQLRSCEGIGDGGSFSSFVRCLQGLEEVELRKCRSIVDVVLLKLAENSNYLSSLLVYDGGSREGLLRFISQCRCNLQKLDLRLPLDLNNDHLSAVALNFRCLLSIRLQSCCLVTGEGLKALGISRRSGLEELALINCDVVEREPGLLAALGQNLRQLRKLDLSYNETLLDKEFISMLVSCNDLIDLRLRGCVRLTNAALVSMFKSCKRLENVDIMHCCRVEAEAVELFVLNSPRLRRVQVEESKLSDVARTWASNKFIEVVV from the coding sequence ATGGACCACATGCTATGCGATGAACTCCTTGAAGAAATCTTTCAAAGGCTTCCACCATCACGCACTTCATCTCTCTCGGTCTCTTTGGTCTCCAAGCGCTGGCTCCACCTCTACCGCACCTCCAAGACCTCGCTCTCTCTCCGCCTCACCCCTCACAATTCCACAATCCCCGCCTTGTCTTCCCTCCTCTCTCACTAcccttctcttctctccctctctctcgtcCTCTCCTCTGACCCCACCACCGCCACAACAACCACACCCACCACTTTATCAGACCACCTACTCCTCAAACTCTGCACCTTTTGTATCAAGCTTCATACCTTGAGGTTCTTGGCTGGCCCTGTCTCTCTTTCCTCCCTGAATTCTCTCTCTTCAGCCTGTACCCGCCTCACCTCTCTCTGCATCAATCTCTCTAGGCCTATCTTTTTCAGTTGGGTTGTGAATTTTCCTGCTTTAAAAGAGTTATCAATCCTTGTATGCTCTGGGGAAGGCCTTGAACAAGAAATTGAGTTTGCTAGGGGTTATGGGTTGTGGGAAAATGAGGATTTTGATGCAGGACTGGGCTTGGAGAGTCTCTGTTTATCAGGAATTCGAGCAGACGATTGGGGCTTGAGTTGGCTATGGCGGAGCTGCAAAAAGCTGAAGAAATTGCAGCTACGGAGCTGTGAAGGTATTGGCGATGGAGGGTCTTTCTCGTCTTTTGTTAGGTGCTTACAGGGTCTTGAAGAGGTGGAGCTCAGGAAATGCAGGAGTATAGTTGATGTGGTACTGTTGAAATTGGCTGAGAATTCCAATTATCTGAGTTCTTTATTGGTTTATGATGGTGGCAGCAGAGAGGGTCTGCTGCGGTTCATTAGCCAGTGTAGGTGCAATTTACAAAAACTCGATCTTCGGTTGCCTCTCGACCTTAATAACGATCACCTGTCCGCTGTTGCATTGAATTTCAGGTGTCTTTTGAGTATCAGGCTTCAAAGTTGTTGTCTTGTCACTGGCGAAGGCCTCAAGGCTCTAGGGATTTCCAGGCGTTCTGGGCTTGAAGAATTGGCATTGATAAATTGTGATGTTGTGGAACGAGAACCGGGGTTGCTTGCCGCGCTGGGGCAGAATTTGAGGCAATTAAGGAAATTGGACTTGTCTTATAATGAAACGTTACTTGATAAGGAGTTTATTTCGATGCTAGTTTCGTGTAATGATCTTATTGATTTGAGGTTGAGAGGGTGTGTAAGGCTTACCAATGCAGCCCTGGTCTCAATGTTTAAGAGTTGCAAGCGTTTGGAGAATGTTGATATTATGCACTGTTGCAGGGTTGAGGCTGAGGCTGTGGAGTTGTTTGTTCTGAATTCTCCACGCTTGAGACGGGTGCAGGTTGAGGAAAGCAAGCTTTCGGATGTTGCAAGGACATGGGCATCGAATAAGTTTATTGAGGTTGTTGTTTAA
- the LOC132180487 gene encoding ABC transporter B family member 26, chloroplastic-like, with product MAISLSNLPSLTTLRFPNRKPLSVHNPKTLILTSKTKPQSPFSITFQNGKRKRPRFKIRNSVLPEPENWVRFGQSVLPGGSWWSLSEDNHVDITAAKPITVMVALRRMWELIAGDRWLVFVAFGSLVIAALSEISIPSVLAASIFSAQSGETMVFSRSSELLVMLCFTSGICSGLRSGCFGIANMILVKRLRETLYSSILFQDISFFDREAVGDLTSRLGADCQQLSHVIGNNVHLILRNAVQGTGALINLLTLSWPLALSALVICFVLSTIFLFYGPYQKRAAKLTQEFTAGANEVAQETLSLMRTVQVYGTERKELGRYKQWLDRLAFINIRESVAYGLWNMSFNTLYRSTQVIALLLGGMSIMSGHVSPEQLTKYILYCEWLIYATWRLTDNLSSLLQSVGASEKVFQLIDLLPSDQFLSKGVKLQRVMGHIQFVNVSFHYPSRLTVPILEDINVSVRANEVVAIVGPSGSGKSTIVNLLLRLYEPSSGQIFVDGFPLRELDIGWLREKVGFVGQEPHLFHMDIKSNIRYGCSRHIEQEDIEWAAKQAYAHEFISSLPDGYDTLVDDNLLSGGQKQRIAIARAILRDPAILILDEATSALDSESEHYVKGVLHAFRNDIKGKRTVIVIAHRLSTIKAADRIMVLDGGRVIEMGDHTELLLKGGLYAQLFKVQAAVLA from the exons ATGGCCATCTCCCTGTCCAACCTTCCCTCTCTCACCACCCTCCGTTTCCCAAACAGAAAGCCTCTCTCAGTTCACAACCCAAAAACCTTAATTCTCACCTCTAAAACCAAACCCCAATCCCCATTTTCCATCACATTCCAAAACGGCAAGCGAAAACGCCCACGTTTCAAAATCCGAAACTCGGTGCTACCGGAGCCGGAAAACTGGGTTCGTTTTGGTCAGTCGGTTTTACCTGGAGGCAGTTGGTGGAGTCTGAGCGAGGACAACCATGTAGATATTACGGCGGCGAAGCCAATAACTGTCATGGTTGCTCTCCGTCGAATGTGGGAATTGATTGCCGGTGATCGATGGCTTGTTTTTGTTGCGTTTGGTTCCTTAGTCATCGCTGCGCTTTCAGAGATATCAATACCAAGTGTATTGGCTGCTTCTATCTTTTCTGCACAGAGTGGTGAGACCATGGTGTTCTCTAGGAGCTCAGAGCTCTTAGTTATGCTGTGTTTCACGTCGGGGATATGCAG TGGCCTGCGAAGTGGCTGTTTTGGAATTGCGAATATGATCTTG GTTAAGCGCCTCAGGGAAACTCTATATTCATCAATTCTTTTTCAG GATATATCCTTTTTCGATAGAGAAGCAGTTGGTGATTTGACGAGCAGGCTTGGGGCAGATTGTCAGCAACTGTCTCATGTTATTGGGAATAATGTTCACCTGATATTACGCAATGCTGTTCAG GGGACAGGTGCATTGATCAATCTGCTGACTTTATCTTGGCCTCTTGCATTATCAGCTTTGGTGATATGCTTTGTTCTATCTACAATCTTTCTGTTTTATGGCCC GTACCAAAAGAGAGCTGCAAAGTTAACCCAAGAGTTCACTGCTGGTGCCAATGAA GTTGCGCAAGAAACACTTTCTTTAATGAGAACTGTCCAGGTTTATGGAACTGAAAGGAAAGAACTTGGAAG GTACAAGCAATGGCTGGACAGGTTAGCTTTTATAAACATTCGAGAAAGTGTGGCTTATGGATTGTGGAATATGAGTTTCAATACGCTATATCGTTCAACACAG GTCATTGCGCTACTATTAGGAGGAATGTCAATTATGAGTGGTCATGTGTCGCCTGAACAACTTACCAAGTATATATTGTACTGTGAGTGGTTAATTTATGCTACCTGGAGGCTCACAGATAATTTATCATCATTACTACAGTCCGTTGGAGCTAGTGAAAAGGTCTTCCAGTTAATAGATCTCTTGCCGAGTGACCAATTTCTATCGAAAG GGGTGAAGTTGCAGAGGGTAATGGGACATATTCAGTTTGTGAATGTATCATTTCACTATCCTTCAAGGTTAACG GTGCCCATTCTAGAAGACATAAATGTCTCTGTTCGAGCAAATGAAGTGGTTGCAATT GTTGGTCCAAGTGGTAGTGGAAAAAGCACAATTGTCAATCTTTTGCTTCGTCTTTATGAGCCAAGTAGTGGTCAG ATTTTTGTTGACGGTTTCCCTCTAAGAGAGCTGGATATTGGGTGGCTGAGAGAGAAAGTTGGATTTGTTGGACAG GAACCCCATCTCTTTCATATGGACATCAAGTCAAACATTAGATATGGTTGCTCTAGACACATTGAACAGGAAGATATAGAATGGGCTGCGAAGCAGGCCTATGCTCATGAATTCATCTCATCTCTTCCTGATGGTTATGATACCCTCGTTGATGATAATTTACTGAGCGGGGGACAGAAGCAGCGAATTGCTATTGCTAGGGCCATTCTTAGAGATCCTGCTATTCTGATCCTTGATGAAGCCACCAGTGCTCTAGATTCTGAAAGTGAACATTATGTTAAG GGGGTTCTTCATGCGTTCAGAAATGAcatcaaaggaaaaagaactGTCATTGTCATAGCACATAG GCTCTCTACCATTAAAGCTGCTGATAGAATCATGGTACTGGATGGTGGTCGAGTCATTGAG ATGGGTGACCACACAGAGCTCCTTCTCAAGGGCGGCTTGTATGCACAGTTATTTAAAGTTCAAGCGGCTGTTTTGGCTTGA